The sequence CCCGCCCCACCGGCCCGGACGGTAGTGGACTCACCGGTCGGCTGGCCCGACGCTGCGCGATGAGCATCGCCTTGCGGAACAGCGCCACCAGCGCGCAGATCAGGGTGCCGGCGTAGAGCCAGGGCGCGTCGAGCGCGAGGACCGTGAAGATCCCCATCACCGTCCCGCCGAAGCCGTCCGGCCCGCGCTCGATCGGCAGCGCCCCCAGCGCGAACGCGATCGGCAGCGCGACCGGCGCGGCGATCAGGTCGTACGGCCGCACCCACACCGACGCACACACGCTGACCAGCACGAAGAACACGCCGTAGGGGGTCTGCTCGGAGTCCAGGAGCAGCCGGTCGAGGAAGGCGACGACGAGCAGCGCCACGGTGGCCAGCAGCCAGCATCCGAGACCGGTGAGCATCGGCCGCGGCATCCGCCGCAACAGCCGCGCCACCGGGGCGGGCGGCGGGGGGCGACGGGGACGGACGCGGTAGACGGTGGCGGTTTCTCCCGTGGGGGGAGGGGCCGGGGGAGCCGAGGGCCCGGGGTGAGCGGGAGGTCCGCTGGGGTTGCCGGGTCTGCTTGGGCCGGTGGGGCTGCCGGTACGGCTCGGGCCGTTCTGGCCGCTGGGGCCACGGGTGCTGGGGCCGCTCGGGCTGCCGGTGCCACCGCTGCGGCCGGCGCCACCGCCGGGCCCGCTCTGCCCCGCCCGCCCGCCAGGTCCCGCTTCCGCGGTTCCCGCCGCCTGCGCCGAGTCCGCCGGCCCGGTGGCTTCCGCGGGGCGGGGCAGCCGGGCATCGCGGCCCGCGGCGGGGGCCCGGCGGCCCCGCTGCGGACGGTCCTGATACCTGCGCGCTTTGCGTTGCTCCACTCGCCAACGGTAGGCCGCTAAGTGGGATTAATCGGTCGCAGGACACGCGCTTTGACCGAGCTTGGCGGTCCTTTCACCACCGCCCCGGGCGTGGCGGCGGGACTGCCCCGGGCGTGGCGGCGGGACCACCCCGGGCGTGGCGGCGGGACCGGCCCGGCCGCGTCGGCCCCTGCCGGACGGCGCGCGACGGACGGCGGGCCCTTCCGGTGGCGGACGCGGGCCCGCGGCCCCGCCCCGTAGACTGGTGGATCGGCCCTCCCAGGACCCGTATCCGCTCCAGGACGTCGTCCGACGGGCGCCGTCGTCCCCGTGGACGCCGTCGTCACCTCGTCGTCGCGCCGCCGTCCCACGGACCGGGGCCCGGAGCGGCTGCCCACCCACCACCACCCGCGGAAGTCGAGTCGCCACCGTGTCGCTCACGATCGGAATCGTCGGTCTGCCGAATGTCGGCAAGTCGACCATGTTCAACGCCCTGACCAAGAACGACGTGCTGGCGGCCAACTACCCGTTCGCCACCATCGAGCCCAACGTCGGTGTCGTCGGCGTCCCCGACCCCCGCCTCGCCAAGCTGGCGGAGATCTTCTCCTCCCAGAAGATCCTCCCGGCCACCGTCGACTTCGTCGACATCGCCGGCATCGTCCGCGGCGCCTCCGAGGGCGAGGGCCTGGGCAACAAGTTCCTGGCGAACATCCGCGAGTCCGACGCGATCTGCCAGGTCATCCGCGCCTTCAAGGACGAGAACGTCGTCCACGTCGACGGCAAGGTCTCGCCCAAGGACGACATCGAGACCATCAACACCGAGCTGATCCTGGCCGACCTCCAGACCATCGAGAAGGTGCTGCCGCGCCTGGTCAAGGAGTCCCGGATCAAGAAGGACGTGGCCCCCAAGGTCAAGGCCGTCGAGGAGGCCAAGGCCATCCTGGAGAAGGGCGACACCCTCTTCTCCCAGGGCATCGCCCAGGGCTCCGGCAGGGAGGAGCTCCTGCACGACCTCCACCTCCTGACCACCAAGCCCTTCCTCTACGTCTTCAACGTCGACGAGGACGAACTCACCGACGAGGACTTCAAGAACGAGCAGCGCGCCCTCGTCGCCCCCGCCGAGGCCATCTTCCTCAA is a genomic window of Streptomyces gilvosporeus containing:
- the ychF gene encoding redox-regulated ATPase YchF — protein: MSLTIGIVGLPNVGKSTMFNALTKNDVLAANYPFATIEPNVGVVGVPDPRLAKLAEIFSSQKILPATVDFVDIAGIVRGASEGEGLGNKFLANIRESDAICQVIRAFKDENVVHVDGKVSPKDDIETINTELILADLQTIEKVLPRLVKESRIKKDVAPKVKAVEEAKAILEKGDTLFSQGIAQGSGREELLHDLHLLTTKPFLYVFNVDEDELTDEDFKNEQRALVAPAEAIFLNAKLEADLAELDEDEALELLQSVGQDEPGLATLAHVGFDTLGLQTYLTAGPKETRAWTIKKGATAPEAAGVIHTDFQKGFIKAEVISFADLVETGSVADARAAGKARMEGKEYVMQDGDVVEFRFNV